The proteins below come from a single Fusobacterium nucleatum genomic window:
- a CDS encoding tRNA lysidine(34) synthetase — protein sequence MENLITDKRINEIVFSNKKEKIEESLRTTYRKKIWRNFIKAIKDFDLIKDGDKIAVGVSGGKDSLLLCKLFQELKKDRSKKFEVKFISMNPGFEAIDVDKFKENLIEMGIDCELFDANVWQIAFEESPENPCFLCAKMRRGVLYKKVEELGFNKLALGHHFDDIVETTMINIFFAGTVKTMLPKVPSTSGKMDIIRPLAYVREKDIINFMKYNEIQAMSCGCPIEAGKVDSKRNEVKILLQELETKNPNIKQSIFNAMKNINLEYVLGYTSGNKEKK from the coding sequence ATGGAAAATCTAATTACAGATAAAAGAATAAATGAAATAGTTTTTTCAAATAAAAAAGAGAAAATTGAAGAAAGTTTAAGAACTACATATAGAAAAAAAATATGGAGAAACTTTATAAAAGCAATAAAAGATTTTGATTTAATAAAAGATGGAGATAAAATAGCAGTAGGAGTATCAGGAGGAAAAGATAGTTTATTACTTTGTAAATTATTTCAAGAGTTAAAAAAAGATAGAAGTAAAAAATTTGAAGTAAAATTTATTTCAATGAATCCTGGTTTTGAAGCTATTGATGTAGATAAATTTAAAGAAAACCTAATAGAAATGGGGATAGATTGTGAATTGTTTGATGCTAATGTTTGGCAAATAGCATTTGAAGAATCACCAGAGAATCCTTGTTTTCTATGTGCTAAAATGAGAAGAGGAGTTCTATATAAAAAGGTTGAAGAATTAGGTTTTAATAAATTAGCCTTAGGACATCATTTTGATGATATTGTTGAAACGACTATGATAAATATATTTTTTGCAGGAACAGTAAAAACAATGTTACCAAAAGTTCCATCTACATCTGGAAAAATGGATATAATTAGACCTCTTGCTTATGTAAGAGAAAAAGATATAATAAATTTTATGAAATACAATGAAATTCAAGCCATGAGTTGTGGTTGTCCAATAGAAGCAGGTAAGGTTGATTCAAAAAGAAATGAAGTTAAAATTTTATTACAAGAACTAGAAACTAAAAATCCTAATATAAAACAAAGCATATTTAATGCAATGAAAAATATTAACCTAGAGTATGTCTTAGGATATACAAGTGGGAATAAAGAAAAAAAATAG
- a CDS encoding Cof-type HAD-IIB family hydrolase, translated as MKLVVSDLDGTLLNDDSEVSNETIKMIKRLKENGIEFAIATGRSFNSANKIRKKIGLEIYLICNNGANIYNKDGQLIKNNVMPAELIRKVIKFLTENNIGYFAFDGSGINFYVPADMEIDPTLLKEHIPHYIKNLKDIEKLPALEKILIIEEDPERIYEIKDLIHKNFDNELEIVISADDCLDLNIKGCSKKGGVEYISQELEINPKEIMAFGDSGNDYKMLKFVGHPVAMKDSFMSKRDFENKTDFTNDESGVAKYLQKYFNL; from the coding sequence ATGAAGTTAGTGGTTTCTGATTTAGATGGAACTCTTTTAAATGATGACAGTGAAGTAAGTAATGAAACAATAAAAATGATTAAAAGATTGAAAGAAAATGGGATAGAATTTGCCATTGCAACAGGTAGAAGTTTTAATTCTGCTAATAAAATTAGAAAAAAAATAGGTTTAGAGATTTATTTAATATGCAACAATGGTGCAAATATATATAATAAAGATGGGCAACTTATTAAAAATAATGTTATGCCAGCTGAATTAATTAGAAAAGTTATAAAATTTTTAACTGAAAATAATATTGGATATTTTGCTTTTGATGGAAGTGGAATAAATTTTTATGTTCCAGCAGATATGGAGATAGATCCTACTTTGTTAAAAGAACATATACCTCACTATATTAAAAATTTAAAAGATATAGAAAAACTTCCTGCCTTAGAGAAAATTTTAATTATTGAGGAAGACCCTGAAAGAATATATGAAATAAAAGATTTAATACATAAAAATTTTGATAATGAATTAGAAATAGTTATCTCTGCTGATGACTGCTTAGATTTGAATATAAAAGGTTGTAGTAAAAAAGGTGGGGTGGAATATATTTCACAAGAATTAGAAATAAATCCAAAGGAAATTATGGCTTTTGGAGACAGTGGAAATGACTATAAAATGTTAAAATTTGTCGGCCACCCTGTTGCTATGAAAGATAGTTTTATGAGTAAAAGAGATTTTGAAAATAAAACTGATTTTACAAATGATGAAAGTGGAGTGGCTAAATATTTACAAAAATATTTTAATTTATAA
- a CDS encoding rhodanese-like domain-containing protein — translation MIDVVDNISAYFDDDLINLIYKDLKMNGFSDEEIEKLLKDKHRDLPMMEVNIFQLNNYKLGSIGFTSRELENLKIDFVEEKLLSNDYNGNNPTNKIVYLKLLLDKGSKKILGCQIANEKNIEVRLYTIKTIMEKGGDLKDLVKYKVNPTDNEWNPDILNILALSAISKSEENPTDVEASDIENLVKNKEFLLDVREEYEYQDGHIKGAVNLPLREILGKKDSLPKDKDIYVYCRSGHRSADAVNFLKSLGFEKVHNVEGGFIDISFNEYHKDKGNLENSIVTNYNFD, via the coding sequence ATGATAGATGTAGTTGATAATATATCAGCATATTTTGATGATGATTTAATAAATTTAATTTACAAAGATTTAAAAATGAATGGATTTTCTGATGAAGAAATTGAAAAATTGTTAAAAGATAAACATAGAGATTTGCCTATGATGGAAGTGAATATTTTTCAACTAAATAACTATAAATTGGGAAGTATAGGTTTTACTTCAAGAGAATTAGAAAATTTAAAAATAGATTTTGTTGAAGAAAAATTGTTATCTAATGATTATAATGGGAATAATCCTACAAATAAAATAGTCTATTTAAAACTTTTACTTGATAAAGGGAGTAAAAAGATTTTAGGCTGTCAAATTGCAAATGAAAAAAATATTGAAGTAAGGCTTTATACAATTAAAACTATAATGGAAAAAGGTGGAGATTTAAAAGATTTAGTAAAATATAAGGTAAATCCTACTGATAACGAATGGAACCCAGATATTTTAAATATTTTAGCACTTTCTGCGATATCAAAGAGTGAAGAAAACCCAACTGATGTAGAAGCTAGTGATATTGAAAATTTAGTGAAAAATAAAGAATTTTTATTAGATGTCAGAGAAGAATATGAATATCAAGATGGACATATAAAAGGAGCAGTTAATTTACCACTTAGGGAAATTTTAGGAAAAAAAGACAGTTTGCCAAAAGACAAAGATATATATGTATATTGTAGAAGTGGACATAGAAGTGCTGATGCAGTCAATTTTTTAAAAAGTCTTGGCTTTGAGAAGGTGCATAATGTTGAAGGGGGCTTTATAGATATTTCTTTTAATGAATATCATAAAGATAAGGGAAATTTAGAGAATAGTATAGTTACAAATTATAATTTTGATTAG